The Acinonyx jubatus isolate Ajub_Pintada_27869175 chromosome B3, VMU_Ajub_asm_v1.0, whole genome shotgun sequence genomic interval CCTGAGAAACACGAGAAGGAGGTCACGGCTTTGAACTCCAGCCTTGCTGACCTCAGGCAACAGCTCTCTGAGCTTCACAAAAAACGTGCCGGAGACCAAGAGAAAATACATGCACTCCTGTCCGAAAACACCGCGTTGAAAAAGAGCCTGAGTACTCAGTACGTGCCAGCTCCAGCCCACGAGGAGATTAAAGCCGCACTGAGTGGCACCCTAGATAAGACGAACAGAGAATTACTAGATGCGAAGAAAAACATCGAGGATCTCAGTCGGGAACttgtaaaaacaaaagaggagaatGAGCTactcaaaagaaacctggaggaCACTCAGAACCAAATGAAGGCCGAGTACATCAGCCTCCGAGAGCACGAGGAGAAGATGGGTGCCGTGAGTCAGAGCATGAAGAGGGTACAGGATGACAGTGCGGAAATCCTGGCCAACTACAAGAAGGGCCAAGAGGAGATCGTGACGCTGCACGCAGAGATCGAAGCCCAGAAGAAGGAGCTCGACACGATTCAAGAATGCATCAAGCTCAAATATGCTCCAATCGTCAGCTTCGAAGAgtgtgaaagaaaatttaaagcgacagagaaagaactaaaagaaCAGTTATCCGAGCAGACACAAAAATATCACGTCAGGGAAGAAGAGGCCAAGAAGTGCAAGCAAGAGAATGACAAGTTGAAGAAGGAGATTTTCACTCTCCAGAAGGATTTGCAAGATAAGAATGTTCTCCTTGAGAGTGCTCATGAAATGGAAAGAGCGCTAAGCAGAAAAGCAGAAGAGCTAAACAAACAGTTCAAAGACCTGCTGCAAAAATACACGGAGGTAAAGACCGAGAAAGAGAAGCTGGTCGACGAAAATGCCAGACAGGCTTCGGAGATTCTCGCAGCCCAGACCCTTCTGCAGAAGCAGCATGTTCCGTTGGAACAGGTTGAGGCCCTCAAAAAGTCTCTGAACGGCACAATCGAGAGTCTCAAGGAAGAACTGAAGAAGAAGCAAAGATGTTACGAGAAAGAGCAGCAGACAGTGGCCACCCTGCATCAGATGTTGGAGAACCAGAAGAACTCGTCGGTGCCCCTGGCAGAGCATTTGCAGGTTAAGGAGGCATTTGAGAAGGAAGTGGGGATCATCAAGGCTAGcttgagggagaaggaagaagaaaaccaaaccaaaacccaaGAGGTCTCCAAACTCCAATCCGAGGTGCAGAACACTAAacgagcattaaaaaaattagagacgAGAGAGGTGGTTGATTTGTCTAAATATAAAGCAACAAAAAGTGATTTGGAGACCCAGATTTCCAACTTGAATGAAAAATTGGCCAATCTGAATAGAAAGTACGAAGAAGCCTGTGAGGAGGTTTTGCACGCCCAAAGGAAGCAGCTGTCTGCAAAGGATGAGAAGGAATTGCTCCATTTCAGCATTGAGCAAGAAATCAAGGACCAGCAGGAACGGTGTGATAAGTCCTTAACAACCATCACAGAGTTACAGAAAAGAATACAGGAATCTGCCAAACAAATTGAAGCGAAAGATAATAAGGTAGGCACCGAGCAGGCGGCACGGCTTTGCGTCAGGACCCCCGAGCGGAACTGCCCGAGTGGAATAGGGCCCCTTTACCGCAGCATCCCACAAGACAGGTTTCCAGAAGCATTAGCTGCGGGACCACTAAATGCCACCTTTCCGGTTAGTCTACTGGTGTGcaaaaaaattcagaattgaGAAAATAGTTAAAGTCACACAAGCAAAAGCATTTCTCCTCTGGTTTCCTCAACTGGCATAGCCAAGAATTGAGGAAAGATGAGGAGACTCCAGGTTCACTTGCCTCAAAAGTGGTCAGAGTCCAGTGGGTTTTAGGGTTACCTGAAGGGTGattgagggagaggaggaagaaagctgTGTTTCCAGGCTACAAGAAACAAAGGACACTGGGAAGCACCCCAGACTTGATCTTGGCATTCACCCACACCAGTGACCGAGCCCTCCAGTTCCGTGTACATTTTGTCCTCATAACTTCCCACAGACTGGTCTCCGCACCCAGAAtgtcctgcctctcctttctACCGAGTTAAGTCCTACGCGTTCCTTAACGCCCACTTCAACACTTACCCTCCTTCCTGAAGCCTTCGCTATGCACTCTAGCCTCCCGAGAACTGTTCCTCTTCTGAAATGTTAGCGTTGCCACTATTCAAAACGTAAATATTACTGTGTCAGAGTTAGGTGCTCGATCTTCTCAACCAGCTATTAAGATCAGACTGTTTGCAACTTAaccttttcttctcattcattcCCATGGTACAGTTTACACAGTAGATGCTTTCAATATTTTCGAAACTGGTGGTTGACATAATAAAGTGTGTACTGTGAGGATGAGAAATCAGGGAGATTGGGTGCATTTTTATCAGTTTAGTGAGTGATGATTAAATGTCTTCTCTATGCCAAGTTCTGGGGATACAGTGGCAAATACACATCCCTGGCCCTCCTCAGTGGAGAAGTACAAGTACTAGCCTTCTGATCCATCTGTTCGTGTGACCCAGAACTTAAATGCTCGCACCTTGTTCAGAAGGTAGTTAGGAATATAACAGTGTATAATTATAATAGCAAGTTATTAATAACTACTTACAATTATTGTCATTTATTGAGGATATACTACGTACCAGCAGATATTTATGATCGTGTTTGAGTTTTtgaagtgtttgtttatttattttgagagagagagcatgagtgtgagcaggggaggggcagagagagcgggagaggatccaaagcaggttccacactgttggcacagagcccgacacggggctcgaactcacgaactgtgagatcatgattcaagccgaaatgaagagtcagtcgctcaaccgactgggccccctAGCCACCCTGCATTTGATTTTCTTAACTGTTAAAGAACTTCTTTCTTTCACTGATAAGGGAACTAAAGctcataaaaataaaggaaagtagccaagctcacacagctaataaatacCAGATCAGTCTGACttgaaataaaaaggttttgctCTCTCTGCTAAACggcctcctgatttttttttccctctttaagATAAAGTAGTCTAAAATCCTACCTTCTTGAAATGAACAAGGCACATAAGTTCATGCTAGGCTTGTATGAGCCGcactttcttttcaaactttgtTGGAGGGAATGCCCCACAAGTTCCTGTGTTTCAGAGAGCCTACCTAGAAGGTGATCTGTAGACTTTCATAGGTacttaaatattaagaataaGAAGACTGAGGTCACACTCAGACCTTAGGATATATATTTATTCTCAACTTGGTAATGCTTTTGCAAGGAATTTACTGAGAGGAATTTAAAGCAATTAAATTATGTATTGTATTTACTGTTGATAACAATCTCGACAGTATTCATTCCTCAATTTTCTGGTGTACGAAGATAAATTTGGTTCCTCGCGGAGTGATTTTGGTGTAAAGATGTTCATTAGAATCGCATAAGTGAATAATATATGTTTCTCCCataccttttctctttgtttacaaGATAACCGAACTGCTTAATGACGTGGAAAGACTGAAGCAGGCGCTCAGTGGCCTTTCACAGCTCACCTACCCGAGTGGGAGCCCCGGCAGGAGACAGAGCCAGCTGATTGACAGCCTACAGAGCCAAGTAAAGGCCCTGCAGCAGCAGCTGGCTGTGAGTACCCTGGCCTGGGAGGGCTTCGTGCTGTACGCGCGGGGTCGTGCTCGTTTGCTTGTGAAAGTTTATGTAGAGCCGGGATTGATTCGTGGCTGTGCTGAGATCCAGGAACTGAATCATTTTTGCCAGAAGTTACTTACACCAGTGGCAGCGGTATATTTggtgcctactatatgccaggcactacaCTAAACATTTTACGTACTTTAGCCTTTATCTTCATCACGGCCCTGTAAGGTTTTattccccccacgccccccccccccatttgattcttaaggaaacaaagaagaaaatacttgatGCTTGGGGACATACAGCTAGGATTCGATCCTGAGACTGGCTAACTCCAGCTCTGGTGGTGTCTTCCCAGCTGCAGCACACTCTTTAAAATATCGGTCCGCTAAACTAggggaagtttttaaaatattttctacttatgAATAAAGGTAGGCATCCCTCTGGTTTTATACCTTATATCCTTATATAGTAAAAGAAAACACCTGGaaatatatatatccacatacgTATcctatatgcatatatgtatttcctttctgtattaaagaaagcaactggggtgcctgggtggctcagtgggttgagtgtcctacttcagcccagctcatgatcttgcagtttgtgagttcaagccccaccttgggctctctgctgtcagcctgtcagaacagagcctgcttcagatcctctgtccccttctctctgcccctcccccgcttgtgctttcccccaaataaataaatatttaaaaaaaaaaaaaaggaaagcaactgGATTGAGAAACTGAACACGGGAGCTCAGTTCTAAACACTGCTGCTTAAAAACCAGGTGACGTGGAACATTCCCCCTAATCCTTGGCTACCTTATCCATACAGTGCAATAGTAAGAACTGattacttatttgtttgcttttttaatcaAACGAGGTAATATGACATACACGGAGATGCTAAGTAAAACAGCCCAGTCAAATGTAAATTGTTACTaaaaatttcctattttatagGAATTGGTTATGAGTTGTTTTTGAATAGAAGAAAGCTCTTTTTGtaagtgtttgtttattaatACTACTGGCCTACAGATTAATGATGACAGATTATTGATTTGGATCTTATCAAAAGGATCTGGTAGTCCCTTCAATAATTGGaaatatttgtttctcatttattatATTCATGACACTGTGCTAAAACACTGTCAGGGATAAAGAGAGTACACAGGTTTTGTCCCAAGGAGTTTTAGGTAATTAGAGAAGCAAAATTTAGATCCATGAAAAGTGAATTAACAAGACAAAAAATGTCATATACAGAGTTGAGAATAAGGTCCCTGGCTATAAGTGATATGAATTCATAGGAGGGAAAGATCACTGGTGCGATAGGAGCTAGGCCGAGAGGAAGGGAATAGCTGGCTGGAACTTGTAAGATAGTTGGCGTTTTGGTAGGTGAATGGAAAATAGAGAATCTTCCAGGCAAGGGAAGTAGTTTGAAGAAGGGCGTGGGGGTCGAATGTGAACGGTGTACCCCAGGGGCGGTAAAAGCTGATCAGCCTGGCTGGGAGTGGAAACTGTATTTGTGGCTAGATTGTCCAGGCTGTGGAGAAGTTTGAGGAGTTTAGATTCTCTTTTATATGTAATGAGGTTTCTCCCAAGGTCTTTGAACCAGAAGTGATTCCAGAAAAGAGCTGCCTTCATCCTGGAAGCATGATCGGGAATAAAAtctagagacagggagacaagaTTGGAAGCTTTTGCAATAATCCCAAGGATAAACTGTTAAGTATCTGGATAATTTCGTGGCATTAGATGTGAACTAAGGCAGTAATTTCATGTTACCTAGGACAAGCGGCATTGTTTTCGCTATGAATGTTTCCACACATTGATTAGGAAAGTTTAAACGATTGTTAATGCTGTGAAGTTTTGCATCCGGTGGGTCCCAGGTGGTTTGTTACAAGACGTGGCAGGAGCACTTTAATAATATTGCCGTTTTGTAGTGTCAGGCCTGAAGATGGCATTGTCACAAGCCTCCGTGTATTTGAAAACGTGAATGCTGATACTCTGATCTGTCCATCTTTCCACATTTCTAGGATGCCGACAGACAGCACCAAGAGGTAATTGCAATTTATCGGACACATCTCCTTAGTGCTGCGCAGGTAAAAAACGATTTCTCCTCTGGCAgagataccattttattttttaattttctttataaaaatgcttctatttttttgatTCCAATATcgtcaacatacagtgttatgttagtttcagctgtacaatacAGCGATTCACCAATTTCATgtatcacccagtgctcaacacaacacGTGCACTCCTTCATCCCCGTTTCAGAGaagatcatttttttattttcaagtaaatttaTGTGAAAGTCATTGCTGTGTAAAGTAGTTGTGTCCcatatgcttattttaaaatcattgtgtttttttaaatcatggcttGTGTATCTCCCAGAGAAATTTACAAAGCTATATGGTAACACAACATCTTAAATGTAGTGTTCTCTCCATCTGCTTGTCACTCATTTTATAGACAGTTTGGCAACATATGATGGCAGCACATGTTAATGGTATTTCTAGCTGGAGATAATGCCTTGACATCCATACCTGGCTGTCAGCTAAAGAGAGTGCAGAGGACTTCACTGTTTCTTGGTAGCTCAGGAGTATTTCTTTGAAACGTAGAGAATGCTATAAAAGCGCAAAGATGACAAGGTGTGCACAAAATTGtaataatgtaagaaaataaactggTTCTGTTTGGAGATTATCaatagtatttatttaatgtgGCTTAAATTCAGTGAAACATCAGATTAAGAATTCCCTTTTTGGGGGGTGTAATGAAAAGGCTCCTCTTTTAGAAGAATATATCACACTGAGAAACTGTTCAGCATGTGAAGAATACCATACTTAATGCCCTGTAGAAACCCTGTGATCAGCGATCTCTAAAATTCTCAGAGTAGATTTTTCAGGAAGATGTCCTAAAAGAGGCAACGTTAGAATGGCAGGTGAGATACATTAGGAATTGTTCAGGATTTGAAGTATCAGGCGACACTGTTTACCAaaaaaggcggggtggggggggcggggagttgTTGCGAGAAAGCTTCCAAGAAGATCGTTTTTTAATAAGAAGAActaggtaaaataataaaaagaagaaacatcaaATTCGTAAAACCAAAAAGCCTTCCTTTTCTATAGGAGATGAGGGGAAGCAAATGTAAAAGCATGAATGGTATGATAAGAGGAAGTTTGGCTACTTTCTTTTGAGAAGCTAGAAGATAAGCTGGGATTTGaaagtacagctgacccttgaacagtggGACGTAGGGGCGCTGACCctgcagtcaaaaatctgtgtgtaacttTCGATTCCCCCAAAACTTGACTACTCATGTAGGCTATCTATTGTGAGGAAGCCTCACCAGTAATATAAAGAGTCAATTCACATGTATTTGGGATGTTATATTTACTAAATACTGTAGTGTTACAATAAGAAGCTCGAGGAAAGACagtgttactaagaaaatcaaggaaagagaaaatacatttatagtactgtacggTATTAATCCAAATAAAAGATCTTTGTGTAAGTGGACCCCCACGGTTCAAactcgtgttgttcaagggtaGCTGTATATTGAAATTGTTCGAGAAGACCATTGAGGGACAGCAGAGTGGGAACTTTAGGAGGGAAATGGTAGACAAGTGTGCAAGATGTGGATAAAGAACTCATTCAGATCTGATCTCAgccaggagagaaagagcatgaaagaCACCACAAACTGTCAAGCCTTTCAACTCTGTATAATGTATGCTTCCAAAAGTTGAAATCCTACTGACTCCTAATGAAACATAACAAAAACAACTGACATCAGAAATTGTCTTGCCTTCCGGCATCATAAAGTTAACCAAGAAATTCAGTGTAGTCAGCCATGGCTAATGTTTGAAATTTCAACATCCCATTCTTACAGAAACAGGTTTTGGAAGCACAACTTTTTATATGAATGGGAAGTGTTAAGCTGAATTCTATTCAAATGTCCAAGCAAAGAGAAGGGGGCCGAGGGTGTCATAAGCCCACCATACTGACTCGCATTTAATCTGCCCCTTGCCATCTTTTTAAGTTCAAAATGTTTCTTCCTAAATATAGATGACTAACATTCACGTAAAAGGATCTTCACCTCATTGGTAATGGGGGAAATCCAAATAAACAGGGAGGGACCATTTTTTCACCTATGGGATTGGCAAATATTAAACAAGATGAGCATCTGCAGCATTGGCCAAGGTGTTGTGGGAAATTGGCATTTATaccctgttggtgggagtgtaactTGTTACAATGCCCGTAGAGGGAAGTTTTGTAGTGCTTTGCAAAATTAGCAATGGAGCCTTGCTTTTTGACCCAGCAGTTTCTTCTCTAGGAATCTGCCCATGAAGATGGGAAACACCTTAAACGCCCGTCGTTTGGGGGAACGAGTAAAGAAAGTACGATTCATCTGTACGGTGCGATGGTATCCAGTAACTTAAAACAATTAGGGAAATAGCTTAGGAAAGACATCCGTGACATTAGGTGAAATGGCAAGTTGCAAAATGATGTGATCTTCCCTAGGATAAAAATATAAGTATGGGGgcttttccattaatttttctaattacaaaaaCGTTTCTCAGCAGGAGCAGAAGGAAAACTTAACGTGTAGCTGACTTCGCTCACTTATGACTTACGCCGCCCCTATTATCTGAGCcattattaaaaaagagagaaggagaaaagtttGTCCATCTGTCTTCTGATAATAAGTGTTAAGAGCAGCTGGTTTGCACTGCTTTtagattgactttttaaatttccgTCGCAGAGCTCTGCTGTCTTTTCCAATAAATCCTTTAGAATATCTCTGCAATGATGAGGCTTTAGCATTTGGTGAATCACAGCCATTTAGGCCTAATAGAATTCTTGTGTCATTGAAGAGGACGTaaaatatttctccctttcttctttctctcaaggGTCACATGGACGAAGATGTGCAGGCGGCCTTACTCCAAATCATACAAATGCGGCAGGGGCTTGTGTGCTAACTAAGCAGCCTGTGCTTCATCTGCTGGTGCCGAGCCTTCCGTGTGCAAACCCACAGCCTTTCTGGGCCCTTTTGTGCTAGtatcattgaaataaaatatattttgtttcatcagcaagttttttttttttaattagatgggGATGTTACTGAGTTTTTCAATAGCAATTCAGATCTTATAAtctatatatgttaattttatggTGAGGCAAACAATGTAACACTTTGCCTCGGGTTGGCTACGTATTTTTAAGCCGTTGAGTCCCTAATAATAAAACATAAGCCATCTGTGTAGGTCCATACGAAGAGGCGTTAGGCTGAAATAACTGTTTAAAGGTTTCTTTCAGAGAAATTAATTTGGTTAAGTGGATCAAAAGATCTTTCAGGCCTTCAGCTGAGCCACGAGAGCCTAACGTGATTTTAAGGAATATGCACCATAACTTGGCTGGCCGAGTtgcattttttattgaagtaaccTAATGAGTGCCTTTGACTTCTTTTGGAggcacagatttttttcttctaacttttatGCCTCTTTCAATACATTTCTTTCCATAAATGGTGTACTGTACTAAATTACATTTAGATTAAAAGCAGACCAGCATAGAACATATCAGGAATTTCTAATACGATGGCCTCATAATATCCACAACAGTATCTTAATTTTTTActtgtggtgatttttttcttgccaCAGTATTTAGAGAGCTATGATAGCTGGTATCCTAGATTTTTCAAAGTATCAAAAttcttaggcttttttttttttttagcaattacTTTGACATTTGCTACTATAGTAACCAAACACTCATTATACATGCATCCTCCAAATGTTTTGCACTTATTTATAGGAAAATTGCACTAATGAAATTAATAATGTGAAATGCAGTTTTCTTGCAAAATTAGAGAACtaattttagaaaacagatttttaaggTTTCAGATGAAAGTGCAATAATATAGTAAACTGTGAGAATATAgatcacaaggaaaaaataaaattggccaCGTTTTAGTGAACACTTTATTGTAACCAACCATTTTTATTAACCACATCTCATTAAGGAAAGTTtatatgttttgttgtttttattagtattttgttttccatccAGATTGAAGATTACTAATTTGACTGTTAGCAAATAAACTGAACAAATGAATCCTTTCAGCCAGATTTTCTTTCAATCGCAAAGTGTGCCTTAGCAGTAATCTTTGAGCATCCTGAAAGATTTgaaagatttcttattttttggaattttttttttttaagtaatctctgtgcccaacgtggggcttgaactcatgaccccaaggtcaagagttgtgtactccaccgactgaaccagtAAGGTGCTCCCTGAGCCAGACTTTTTAGCCCAATTCTGTAAATAATAACAAGGACAAAGAGCCATCCGAATAGCTTCTCCCACCAGAAGCCATCAGATTTCTTCAGTGTAGAAACCACAGTGAAAAGTCAgaattggatttctttttaattctttagttATACACAGTTTACACGAGCAGTACTCAAATTCCTTGGTTTTATGCTTAATGTTGTCCTTCTGCATGAAGTCTGTTCCATGAGTTTTATGTAGGTCTCCTTTGAAGCTGTAGAGGAGAGAAAGTCCTTACTGAATACTCACATTTTCGtcttgtattttccttattaGAAGTGGGAGGGGAAACTTGTGTGtactttattttgccttcaatcacaaataaaatgttttctgtggaCTACTGTTTTTGAACATCCTCGTAAAAGATCTACGAGGCCAATTACTCCATGTGCCGCTTTGGGGAATTTGGTGTAGAGAACGATGGGGTCCAAGTACAGACAGGTGTTACCCATTTTCAGTCCTCCGTGGAGGGCGGAGTAGTAGGTCGCCTCCCTGAATTAATCCCGTTGTCTCCTTCACCCACTTTTTGATATCAAAGGCAGAGACTGCATTTACAACACTGAAGGTTAAAGCTTTTTAGAGAGTAAACAAATGGAATATATATAGTGGGCAATGCCAGCCTCTCTGCCGGTCTGTGTTCAGAAAAACGATAACATCTGAACTTAAGAAGCGAGAGGGAGAAAGATCGGTTGTGTCCAAGATGGGCGTGCTTTCTGGGAGACTCACCAAATCCCTGTCGGGGTATGTTCCTTTGTTGAAAGCTTTATTACTCTTCCCCTGTTCAGTTTTATTCTTATCATTCCTGCTTCCTCAGGAAAGCTCATTCTTTTGGCCAGAAGGTCAGTGTTATAAACAACTACTAAAATTGAATATTCATTCAACGAAcctcttaaaatttaatattgcAGTGACTGTATTCACTAGCCATATCTGCGCTGTTCTAAAACCCGGATGAATGTAGCTTAATCTTTCTGAAGGCTTACTGATTTAGACTGCTCTCGACCCTAACCGAACGTTACATGGTGTAAAAGTCTCCCTTATGCATTGGATCATTGCTGCTTTGAAAATGTTGCAGCTTCGGAACCCACCGGAATGGTTCATGTTcttggtttgcttgttttggaGTAGAAAAGGGAAGAGTTTCAAGTAAATTTTTGGTGTCTGTGATGACTAGGTGTATCGGTGCCTGCTCGCACGGGCAACCTTAGCATTGGTTACGAGTGTCCCAACACCTGCTTCCCCAGAGGGGAAGAAAACTTCTTACTACCTCTTGACCTGCCTCATCACCGGACTCTGCAACCTCGTGTGATCTTTTCTCGCAAGTTCTGTGCATCAGAGCAATGGCTGTACCTCTGGCACCAAGATAAGGATTGAAAGAGAATTGCCTGTGATGAACATGCAGAAATATGGTCGCACATACCTGCCAGAGAAACAAGAGCCTGGGCCTGCCTCCTGACTGCTCAATGCTGTGTGAGAGAGGTGCGGCAATGACTACGTTTcagaaggggggaagaaaaggcaccATAAAATGTATCACGTACGAAACACGGAACGGAAAATGGGCATCTCAGCGCCCATCGCCTTCAGTGATACCCCCGGCTAAACTGCATCTGAGACTTTGTTGTTGGAAATTCTCTCTCACGTCCGGGGCTTGGCTACTTGAACCAAGACTGCCTGGCCCGGACCTCTCTGGGGAAATCCTAACCTGCTTCTTAGCACGGCCTGATTCTTACCTCCACGTAGGGGCCTTTGCCTCATAAGAGTCTTGActtagagattaaaaacaaaaaatgcaacaGAGGTGGCGTTCCCGGGAAGATCCCTGGGCACTGAGAGCACTCGTGGTTAGCATAGTTGGCCATGTGGCATCACTTATGCATCAGAgggcattttcattatttatgcCTGTGTGAACAAACATCGATGATGAATGAATTCAACCAAAAAGGGAAGGTTACAAAAATGTCATATGTAAATGAAAAAGAGCCAAGGCTTGTGAGGGTCGCTcccccaggtgtgtgtgtgtgtgtgtgtgtgtgtgtgtgtgtactctgtGAAATACTAGAAGAgacagccataaaaataatgccCATTATAATTGGTATTTGGCATCAAATTGTTACACTGAATGGgcctgatttttatattttaaacagctTTGCAATTTATTTCTCAAGATAGCAGTCCTGGGAATATTCTGAATTCAGGAAAGAGTTTAGAGAGGTTATTGCCTTCTTAATAATTTAGAGCTTCTATTGCTCTGCCAAGTCAGAAGATTaacatttaatagaaaaaaaattatatatctataattcAGTCACGGCTATTAGATCAGATGGAttttacattaagtgaaaaagaTGTCGAGCATTTAAGGACCATTAAACTACAGGACTCGTCTATTGGGTTTTGAGGCCTCTGAGTCCAGATCCTGCTGCGAAGAGTATTTATTTCGTATATACAGAACGCATCAAGGATGGGAAAAGGGCCTacgttttaaaagaaaagaagccatgaAAAAAGTGTGATTTTCCACCTTGCAAACAGCTACTATACAGATACGGTCTGGTGTTAGAATAATTAGCTCTGTTCATCACTAAGTAGCTTACAGGCTACAAGAATATAGTGAAGGCCACTCTAAAGGTGGTCCCTGCAGGAAATCCAAGTGGCCAGGGACCCTCTGTTGATATGCCACTTCCAGAAACTACATTTCTAATGGTTTCCTGGTCATTCAGTATCATAAAGAATTTAAGTTTGAAGATGCCTTTTCCAGGGGTCCTTATTAAggaccaggaaagaaaaaaaaaaaaaagacctagagAGGAGAAGTTAGTTCTAataagtatttactttttttttttttttagtgatgcCCAAATTATCAAAGAAGGAATCAATTCTTAAGAAGACTCACTCACCTATGGGGGGAACGTCTGTGCCACCCTTTTTCTCAAAGCTCGTCACACACTTCACATCATTGCAGTTAAAACGTGACAAGCaatatcttaaatattaaaaacttttcttaCTATTCGCACCATGCCTCCTGTCCCATCCCCACCTCTGAAAACCAGGAAGGGTCTTCTGTCGGGTCACAAAAGCAAACAGGTGGGCGGGGGGATGAAGGAATGGAGTTAATAGAATTTGTAACTTTCTCCCCCTGCAATGTCCAAACAAActgtgtgattttctttcttgctaTTCTAGGCTTTTTTTAATTGCCTCAAGACTAAAGTGGCACCTTCTGGGCTGCTTCAGAAATTGTCTTCAGGATTTAAAAATGAAGCCGATTCATATTCAGCGTCTTCCTGCTCAAATCTGttaagccaaaataaaaatgactgctacttaaattttgttttcctcgTCGCCGCTACAAACATTGTCTCACAGGATTTGCAAGTTCCCGTGGATGCACAATTAAAAACTCTTCTTTAGACAAACGGAGAGAGCTGAACCGACACGGTAGGGGCTGGGCTGCCAACACCAGTCTTAAGGACTGAAGTCTGTGCGCCTCA includes:
- the UACA gene encoding uveal autoantigen with coiled-coil domains and ankyrin repeats isoform X4, which encodes MLGCEYGCKDAVEVLIKNGADVSLLDALGHDSSYYARIGDNLDILSLLKTASENTNKGRELWKKGPSLQQRNLPYMLDEVNMKSGQREHPNIQDLEIENEDLKERLRKIQQEQRILLDKVNGLQLQLNEEVMVADDLESEKEKLKSLLAAKEKQHEESLRTIEALKNRFKYYESDHLGSGSHFSNRKEDMLLKQGQMYMTDSQCTSPGVPAHMQSRSMLRPLELSLPHQTSYSENDILKKELEAMRTFCESAKQDRLKLQNELAHKVAECKALALECERIKEDSDEQVKQLEDALKDVQKRMYESEGKVKQMQTHFLALKEHLTSEAAAGNHRLTEELKDQLKDMKAKYEGASAEVGKLRNQIGQSEMLVEELKRDAGKLVEENKRLQRDFSMCETERDKKGRRVTEAEGQVKELLAKLALSVPTENFESMKSLLSSEVTEKAKRIGEMEREHEKSLSEIRQLKREVENCKAKLAQHVRPEEHEQLKSRLEQRAGELTKKITELTSKNQTLQKDVDRVYLDNKLLSQQVRNLTSEMKSHYVPLQVSEEMKKSHDVMVGELNQQLVDVTRKYTEQKMAMEKLLVENGRLSENVSHLETAFVPPEKHEKEVTALNSSLADLRQQLSELHKKRAGDQEKIHALLSENTALKKSLSTQYVPAPAHEEIKAALSGTLDKTNRELLDAKKNIEDLSRELVKTKEENELLKRNLEDTQNQMKAEYISLREHEEKMGAVSQSMKRVQDDSAEILANYKKGQEEIVTLHAEIEAQKKELDTIQECIKLKYAPIVSFEECERKFKATEKELKEQLSEQTQKYHVREEEAKKCKQENDKLKKEIFTLQKDLQDKNVLLESAHEMERALSRKAEELNKQFKDLLQKYTEVKTEKEKLVDENARQASEILAAQTLLQKQHVPLEQVEALKKSLNGTIESLKEELKKKQRCYEKEQQTVATLHQMLENQKNSSVPLAEHLQVKEAFEKEVGIIKASLREKEEENQTKTQEVSKLQSEVQNTKRALKKLETREVVDLSKYKATKSDLETQISNLNEKLANLNRKYEEACEEVLHAQRKQLSAKDEKELLHFSIEQEIKDQQERCDKSLTTITELQKRIQESAKQIEAKDNKITELLNDVERLKQALSGLSQLTYPSGSPGRRQSQLIDSLQSQVKALQQQLADADRQHQEVIAIYRTHLLSAAQGHMDEDVQAALLQIIQMRQGLVC